In Pectobacterium aroidearum, the following are encoded in one genomic region:
- a CDS encoding discoidin domain-containing protein → MKKYTLATTLLCGLFSLSAYAVQITAVTASAYDSDKGHKPANIADGDVKTRWAANGESWVQLELDKEQSVENFVLVPFKADERKLKFSVSYSTDGKTWKKLADNLVTSSNAKDGEKFTFPAVKAKFFKLDTFGTDVNKWSAINEISFNSAAQVPAQAIK, encoded by the coding sequence ATGAAAAAATACACTCTGGCTACGACGCTTCTGTGCGGCTTATTCTCTCTTTCCGCTTACGCGGTACAAATAACGGCGGTGACAGCCTCCGCTTATGATTCAGACAAGGGCCACAAACCGGCCAACATTGCCGATGGCGACGTAAAAACGCGCTGGGCGGCAAATGGTGAGAGCTGGGTTCAGTTAGAACTGGATAAAGAACAATCGGTTGAGAACTTTGTTCTTGTTCCTTTCAAAGCGGACGAGCGCAAACTGAAGTTCTCCGTCTCCTACTCCACCGACGGTAAAACCTGGAAAAAGCTGGCTGACAATCTGGTCACCTCCAGCAATGCCAAAGACGGTGAAAAATTCACTTTCCCTGCCGTTAAAGCCAAGTTCTTCAAACTGGATACGTTTGGCACCGATGTAAACAAATGGAGCGCGATCAACGAGATCAGCTTTAACAGTGCCGCGCAGGTTCCTGCTCAGGCCATTAAGTAA